In Malus sylvestris chromosome 16, drMalSylv7.2, whole genome shotgun sequence, the following are encoded in one genomic region:
- the LOC126606741 gene encoding uncharacterized protein LOC126606741 isoform X1, whose product MTRSSQPVREHISDFDGDFERTLRRKKKLQESNPPSPEPELEEQEVEVEEKATAQVGGQEQGIAMDNRTLKELAASGLDNAAPLCIQYPMAAQGKTEEFELKSSLLHHIPKFHGLSMEDPNKHLKEFEVVCSSMTPVTVDGSILKMKAFPFSLMDKAKGWLYELAPGTVTSWESMKRAFLEKFFPTSRIILLRKKISGIQQSQGESFPSYYERFKSLVASCPQHQMKEELLLQYFYEGLLPLERQMLDASAGGALVDKTPRDAKTLIANRALNAQQYEGVGQRDTPRPHHVN is encoded by the coding sequence atgacccgtagctcacaacctgttcgtgagcatatctccgactttgacggtgattttgagaggactttgagaaggaaaaagaaattgcaagagtctaatcctcctagtcccgagcctgaattagaagagcaagaagttgaggttgaagagaaggccacggcacaagtgggtggacaagagcaaggtatagccatggacaaccgtacgctcaaggagcttgccgcctcgggtttggataatgccgcaccattgtgtatccaatatcccatggctgctcaaggtaaaaccgaagagttcgaattaaagtcaagtttgctccaccacattccaaagttccatgggctgtccatggaggatccgaacaaacatttgaaagaatttgaagtggtgtgctcaagtatgactccggttaccgttgacggaagtattttaaagatgaaggcttttccattctctttaatggacaaagccaagggttggttatacgagttggctcccggtacagttacatcttgggagagtatgaagagggcgtttctggagaagtttttcccaacttctcgcatcattcttcttcgtaaaaaaataagtggaattcagcaaagccaaggtgaatctttcccatcttattatgaacgatttaaatcacttgttgcttcttgtccacagcatcagatgaaggaggagctacttcttcaatacttttacgaagGTCTTTTACCACTTGAACGGCAAATGTTGGATGCTTCCGCTGGAGGAGCTCTAGTGGATAAGACACCTAGGGATGCCAAAACCCTCATTGCGAATCGAGCactcaatgcacaacaatatgaaggtgttgggcaaagagacaccccacggccacatcatgtcaattag
- the LOC126606741 gene encoding uncharacterized protein LOC126606741 isoform X2: MTRSSQPVREHISDFDGDFERTLRRKKKLQESNPPSPEPELEEQEVEVEEKATAQVGGQEQGIAMDNRTLKELAASGLDNAAPLCIQYPMAAQGKTEEFELKSSLLHHIPKFHGLSMEDPNKHLKEFEVVCSSMTPVTVDGSILKMKAFPFSLMDKAKGWLYELAPGTVTSWESMKRAFLEKFFPTSRIILLRKKISGIQQSQGLLPLERQMLDASAGGALVDKTPRDAKTLIANRALNAQQYEGVGQRDTPRPHHVN, encoded by the exons atgacccgtagctcacaacctgttcgtgagcatatctccgactttgacggtgattttgagaggactttgagaaggaaaaagaaattgcaagagtctaatcctcctagtcccgagcctgaattagaagagcaagaagttgaggttgaagagaaggccacggcacaagtgggtggacaagagcaaggtatagccatggacaaccgtacgctcaaggagcttgccgcctcgggtttggataatgccgcaccattgtgtatccaatatcccatggctgctcaaggtaaaaccgaagagttcgaattaaagtcaagtttgctccaccacattccaaagttccatgggctgtccatggaggatccgaacaaacatttgaaagaatttgaagtggtgtgctcaagtatgactccggttaccgttgacggaagtattttaaagatgaaggcttttccattctctttaatggacaaagccaagggttggttatacgagttggctcccggtacagttacatcttgggagagtatgaagagggcgtttctggagaagtttttcccaacttctcgcatcattcttcttcgtaaaaaaataagtggaattcagcaaagccaag GTCTTTTACCACTTGAACGGCAAATGTTGGATGCTTCCGCTGGAGGAGCTCTAGTGGATAAGACACCTAGGGATGCCAAAACCCTCATTGCGAATCGAGCactcaatgcacaacaatatgaaggtgttgggcaaagagacaccccacggccacatcatgtcaattag